GAAATGACAGCGAGTACGTACGCTAGCTCCCCGACATTCGCGGATCTGGCCAACCTGATCCGTGAGAAGCTCTCCGGCCTCGGCGTCGAGATCGACGTCGACGAAACGGAGTTCTCGACGCTCCAACAGGACGGCGAAGACGGTAACCTCGATATGTACTCGCTCGGCTGGACGTGGAGTTGGGTCGACCCAGCGTACGGGCACTTCGGCTTCGAGCCGAAGAACACTGATACGTCGCGGATGCCGACCGACGCAACCGGCTACTACCTCGACTGGCAGGAAAACCTCGACGACGAAGCCTAACTGCGCGACAACCGAACTTCGGGGCGTTTCTCGGAGAGCGCCGAAACAGAACGATTATTAACACTGCAAAGAAGACGATTAAATCAACAAATATGCAACGTTATACGGGCACGACGTTCATTAAACCAATACTTATTCGATGAGTCGCTGGAAATACTTCTTCAAACGGGTCCTCCTCTCGATTCCGGTCCTGTTTCTGGCACTCACGTTCATTTTCGTGTTGCTGCGGATGGGGCCAGTGGATCCGGTCGCAGCGAGACTCGGCCCCGAAGCGACCGGTGCCGAAGCCGAACAGATGCGCGAACGACTCGGTCTCAACGACCCGCTCTGGGAGCAGTACATCGACTTCACCACCAGTTACCTGACGTTCGACTTCGGCCAGTCGTGGGTCGTCTACTCCGGCTACGAGGTGACGGCAATCCTGTCGTGGACCGCCCCGCCGACCCTCTGGCTCGGGTTCTGGGCCATCCTCCTTCCGCTGTTTATCGGGATCCCGCTCGGCTTCTATGCCGGCTTGCGGCCCAACACGGGCGGTGACTACGTCGCATCGGTCGCCGGTATCCTCTGGCAAGCGATGCCGAACTTCTGGCTCTGCATCATGCTGCTTGCCGTCCTCCGACAGACGCAGGGCAACGAGTGGTTCGACTGGTACGCGGTCGGATACGACAGCGTCACGGGAACGCCCAACCTTGGGTTTTTCAACGTGAGCGCTATCGATGTCGGCCTCACCTCGATTCCGTTCGTAACTGGAATCGACTGGGGGATACTCGGAGCGGACATCAAACTCATCCTCCCGGCCGCACTGGTACTCGGCTCCGCATCGATGGCCGCTGAGATGCGCATCGGTCGAACGGCCATCCTCGAGACGATCAACTCGAACTACGTCGTGACGGCCAAGGCGAAAGGGCTCAAAGACCGAGTAATTATCTGGAAACACGTCTTCAGGAACGCGATGATCCCGCTGGTACCTGTCATCACTAACGAGGCGTTCTTGTTGATCGGCGGCTCGGTGGTCGTCGAACAAATCTTCAACATCAACGGTATCGGCCGGACGTTCTTCCGCGCGATGATCGACGCTGACCTTCCGTTGGCCGGTGCGTTGTTGTTCATTTTCACCGTGATCATCATTCTACTGAACATCTTCCAGGACTTGCTCTACACGATTATCGATCCACGAGTGGGGTACGACAAATGAGCAACGCTGATACAGAGACAACTATTGCGGGCGATTCGAACGACGAAGAGACCTCGCTTCGCCAGCGCATCGAGGACGATCCGCGTCCAGCGATGCGCTGGCTCGGCGTGGCCGCAGTGCTCGTCGTCCTCGAGTTCGGCCGGATCATGGACGGAGCCCTCACGCTCGGTTCGGCGGTCTCGTTCGTCCTCGGTGGGTTCGTTCGCGCACCCGGCTGGGTCGGCGGCAACATCGGTGGCGTAATATCGCCGATCGCCGCCGCCATCGTCAGTGATATCTTCCTATTCGTCTTCTTCCTGGGCGTCTCGGCGCTGGCGACAAAATATCTCCTTCCGTGGTCGATCGCCGACGCCGTCGACACCCGCATCAGTCGGCACACGATCGTCCAACTCGAGCGGGTCGCGTTGGCCGCTTTCCTCACAGCCTTTGCGCTCCTCGCCATGTACACGCCGCTGGGAGCGATAATCAGGGCTGCGCTCGCGGCGCCGTTCGAAGCACTGTCGTCGCTTCCGACCATCACCAGCCGCGAACTGATCTCGAATCAGGGTCACAGAACGCCTGACGGCGGCTGGGAAGGAACGTTCCTCGGTCTTTCACCCGCTGTCGCGTGGGCGATTCGGGTCGTGCTCGTCTACGCCTACGCGTTCGCGGCCGTCGCTTGGGTTTGGAATGGGTACAACGTTTACCGGGAACACTACCGGCAGGCCGACTGGACCCCCCGAGACGACACGTTCCGGCGTGTCCGGAATCACTACTGGGGGATGTTCGGCATCATCGTCGTGTTGTTATTCATCGTCACAGCGCTGTGGGCGCCGGCCATCGGTCCGGCGACCGCCGAAGAGAACATTTACTCGACGTATCAACACGAGGTTGAGTATCTATCCGACGACGGAACCGTAGAGACGGCACTGGTTGGGGAAGCGAACCTCGACTCGCGGTCTAACGGACAGAATACGGTCGGACCGTTGAGCTACGACGAGTACGACCGCTGGGCACCGCTCGGGACGACGCCGAATGGGCAAGATATGCTGACAAACATCGCATACGGTGCACAGACGTCGCTGATCATCGGACTCCTTGCGATCGGGATCGGCGGGACCATCGCGGTCACGCTGTCGCTGCTGACCGCCTACTACAAAGGACTTGTCGACATCATGACCGTCATCGCAAGCGATACGATCATTTCGATTCCGGCGTTCCTGCTCGTGATGATGATCTCCGTACTGTTCAATCAGGGTGATCACTTCCTCGCCGAGCCAATGGACGGCGCGATACTACTCGGACTGGTCTTCGCGTTCGTCTACTGGCCCGGCATGTGGCGTTCGATCCGCGGCCCCTCGCTACAGGTCGCCGAAGAGGAGTGGGTCGACGCCGCAAAGAGCTATGGACAGACCCCAGCGAACACGATGCGCAAACACATGGCACCGTACATCGCCGGTTACATCATG
Above is a window of Natronorubrum tibetense GA33 DNA encoding:
- a CDS encoding ABC transporter permease; its protein translation is MSRWKYFFKRVLLSIPVLFLALTFIFVLLRMGPVDPVAARLGPEATGAEAEQMRERLGLNDPLWEQYIDFTTSYLTFDFGQSWVVYSGYEVTAILSWTAPPTLWLGFWAILLPLFIGIPLGFYAGLRPNTGGDYVASVAGILWQAMPNFWLCIMLLAVLRQTQGNEWFDWYAVGYDSVTGTPNLGFFNVSAIDVGLTSIPFVTGIDWGILGADIKLILPAALVLGSASMAAEMRIGRTAILETINSNYVVTAKAKGLKDRVIIWKHVFRNAMIPLVPVITNEAFLLIGGSVVVEQIFNINGIGRTFFRAMIDADLPLAGALLFIFTVIIILLNIFQDLLYTIIDPRVGYDK
- a CDS encoding ABC transporter permease: MSNADTETTIAGDSNDEETSLRQRIEDDPRPAMRWLGVAAVLVVLEFGRIMDGALTLGSAVSFVLGGFVRAPGWVGGNIGGVISPIAAAIVSDIFLFVFFLGVSALATKYLLPWSIADAVDTRISRHTIVQLERVALAAFLTAFALLAMYTPLGAIIRAALAAPFEALSSLPTITSRELISNQGHRTPDGGWEGTFLGLSPAVAWAIRVVLVYAYAFAAVAWVWNGYNVYREHYRQADWTPRDDTFRRVRNHYWGMFGIIVVLLFIVTALWAPAIGPATAEENIYSTYQHEVEYLSDDGTVETALVGEANLDSRSNGQNTVGPLSYDEYDRWAPLGTTPNGQDMLTNIAYGAQTSLIIGLLAIGIGGTIAVTLSLLTAYYKGLVDIMTVIASDTIISIPAFLLVMMISVLFNQGDHFLAEPMDGAILLGLVFAFVYWPGMWRSIRGPSLQVAEEEWVDAAKSYGQTPANTMRKHMAPYIAGYIMIYGSLLLGGVIIFTAALSFLGLGIGAPTPEWGRLISDGQYYVSSSSWHVATIPGLMIVLVVTAFNALGDGLRDAIDPEADTGGKDDTNAAAAGGGG